A window of the Phragmites australis chromosome 20, lpPhrAust1.1, whole genome shotgun sequence genome harbors these coding sequences:
- the LOC133901681 gene encoding sugar transport protein 7-like, producing MAGGAVSALGVKKERAAQYKGRMTLAVAMTCLVAAIGGAIFGYDIGISGGVTSMDPFLEKFFPVVFRRKNSGTRNNYCKYDNQGLAAFTSSLYLAGLVASLAASPVTRKYGRRASIVCGGVSFLIGATLNAAAVNLAMLILGRIMLGVGIGFGNQAVPLYLSEMAPAHLRGGLNMMFQLATTLGIFTANLINYGTQNIKPSGWRLSLGLAAAPALLMTVGGLFLPETPNSLIERGRIEEGRRVLERIRGTADVDAEFTDMLEASELANTIEHPFRNILEPRNRPQLVMAVCMPAFQILTGINSILFYAPVLFQSMGFGSDASLYSSVLTGAVLFFSTLISIGTVDRLGRRKLLISGGIQMVVCQVIVAVILGVKFGTDKQLSRSFSIAVVLVICLFVLAFGWSWGPLGWTVPSEIFPLETRSAGQSITVAVNLLFTFAIAQAFLSLLCTFKFGIFLFFAGWITVMTVFVYVFLPETKGVPIEEMVLLWRKHWFWKTVMPDMPLEDGWGAADDAAPANSRDK from the exons GAGGAGTGACCTCCATGGACCCATTTCTGGAGAAGTTCTTCCCCGTGGTGTTCCGGAGGAAGAACTCCGGCACCCGGAACAACTACTGCAAGTACGACAACCAGGGCCTCGCGGCGTTCACCTCCTCATTGTACCTCGCCGGCCTCGTCGCCTCACTAGCGGCGTCCCCCGTGACGAGGAAATACGGCCGCCGCGCCAGCATTGTCTGCGGCGGCGTCAGCTTCCTCATCGGCGCCACGCTTAACGCCGCCGCCGTGAACCTGGCCATGCTCATCCTCGGGCGCATCATGCTGGGCGTCGGCATCGGTTTCGGCAATCAG GCTGTGCCGCTGTACCTGTCGGAGATGGCGCCGGCGCACCTCCGCGGCGGGCTGAACATGATGTTCCAGCTCGCAACAACGCTCGGCATCTTCACGGCGAACCTGATCAACTACGGCACGCAGAACATCAAGCCGTCGGGGTGGCGCCTGTCGCTCGGCCTCGCGGCTGCGCCGGCGCTGCTGATGACCGTAGGCGGGCTCTTCCTCCCGGAGACGCCCAATAGCCTCATCGAGCGCGGGCGCATCGAGGAGGGCCGGCgcgtgctggagcgcatccgcGGCACCGCCGACGTGGACGCCGAGTTCACGGACATGTTGGAGGCCAGCGAGTTGGCCAACACCATCGAGCACCCGTTCCGCAACATCCTGGAGCCGCGCAACCGGCCGCAGCTGGTGATGGCCGTGTGCATGCCGGCGTTCCAGATCCTGACAGGCATCAACTCCATACTCTTCTACGCTCCCGTGCTGTTCCAGAGCATGGGCTTTGGCAGCGACGCGTCCCTCTACTCCTCCGTGCTCACCGGCGCCGTGCTCTTCTTCTCCACGCTCATCTCCATCGGCACCGtcgaccgcctcggccgccgGAAGCTCCTCATCAGCGGCGGCATACAGATGGTCGTCTGCCAG GTGATCGTGGCGGTGATCCTGGGCGTCAAGTTCGGGACGGACAAGCAGCTGTCGCGGAGCTTCTCGATCGCGGTGGTACTGGTGATCTGCCTCTTCGTGCTGGCGTTCGGGTGGTCGTGGGGCCCTCTGGGGTGGACGGTTCCGAGCGAGATCTTCCCGCTGGAGACGCGGTCAGCGGGGCAGAGCATCACGGTGGCCGTGAACCTGCTCTTCACCTTCGCCATCGCGCAGGCGTTCCTGTCGCTGCTGTGCACCTTCAAGTTCggcatcttcctcttcttcgccgGGTGGATCACCGTCATGACCGTCTTCGTCTACGTCTTCCTCCCCGAGACCAAGGGCGTGCCCATCGAGGAGATGGTGCTGCTCTGGAGGAAGCACTGGTTCTGGAAGACGGTCATGCCGGACATGCCGCTCGAGGACGGCTGGGGAGCAGCGGACGACGCTGCACCTGCCAACAGCAGAGACAAGTGA